Proteins encoded by one window of Chanos chanos chromosome 7, fChaCha1.1, whole genome shotgun sequence:
- the LOC115816892 gene encoding somatostatin receptor type 5 gives MEPLDESGWVPVMGDHNTSSVGLGMSEWGGNFSANISDQSMPFQGSSTMVTAVISLTVFIVGLTGNTLAIYVVLRYAKMKTVTNIYIMNLAVADELYILGLPFLTTQNVLSYWPFGSFLCRVVMTADSLNQFTSIFCLTVMSIDRYLAVVHPIRSTRWRRPRVAKVVSAAVWAVSFVVVLPVVIFSDVQDTFNSCNMSWPEPQGLWSMAFILYTAILGFFGPLLVICLCYLLIVVKVKSSGARAGFTKRRRSERKVTRMVVVIVVVFVLCWLPFFIMNIVNLAVILPENSVMAGVYFFAVILTYVNSCANPVLYGFLSDNFKQSFRKVLCVRKTNGVEDGDPSQPRTEKTMTHDSFLAPRNNDSNGHVLQSSQVWPHTPPPASVTPPTHTADLSLHPAPSVATPTSGHDL, from the exons ATGGAGCCCCTGGACGAGTCGGGCTGGGTGCCCGTCATGGGGGACCACAACACCTCCAGTGTGGGTTTGGGAATGTCGGAATGGGGCGGGAATTTTTCCGCCAACATATCGGATCAGAGCATGCCGTTTCAGGGCAGCAGCACCATGGTTACAGCGGTGATTTCGTTAACAGTGTTCATCGTCGGCTTGACGGGAAACACGCTGGCCATCTACGTGGTTCTCCGTTATGCCAAGATGAAAACCGTCACCAACATCTACATCATGAACCTGGCCGTCGCTGACGAACTGTACATCTTAGGTCTGCCGTTTCTCACCACCCAGAATGTGCTCTCCTACTGGCCGTTTGGGTCTTTCCTGTGCCGTGTTGTCATGACGGCTGACTCCCTCAACCAGTTCACCAGTATCTTCTGTCTAACCGTCATGAGTATTGACCGGTACCTAGCCGTGGTGCACCCCATCCGCTCCACTAGGTGGCGTCGGCCGAGGGTTGCCAAGGTTGTGAGCGCAGCGGTCTGGGCCGTGTCGTTCGTGGTAGTCCTGCCCGTCGTGATCTTCTCCGACGTCCAGGACACGTTTAACTCGTGTAACATGAGTTGGCCAGAGCCGCAAGGCCTCTGGTCCATGGCGTTTATTCTCTACACAGCCATACTGGGATTCTTCGGCCCCTTACTGGTCATCTGCCTGTGTTACCTTCTCATCGTCGTCAAGGTGAAGTCGTCGGGCGCGCGGGCAGGCTTCACGAAACGACGTCGTTCGGAGCGAAAGGTCACGCGCATGGTGGTGGTGATCGTGGTTGTTTTCGTGCTCTGCTGGCTCCCGTTTTTCATCATGAACATCGTCAACTTGGCGGTCATCCTACCCGAAAACAGCGTGATGGCCGGTGTCTATTTCTTTGCCGTCATCCTGACGTACGTCAACAGCTGCGCCAACCCCGTGCTCTACGGCTTTCTCTCCGACAACTTCAAGCAGAGCTTCCGGAAGGTCCTGTGCGTACGCAAGACTAACGGAGTGGAGGACGGAGATCCCAGCCAACCGCGAACCGAGAAAACCATGACCCACGATTCTTTCCTCGCCCCGAGGAACAACGACTCAAACGGACACGTGTTACAAAGCAGCCAG GTGTGGCCTCACACCCCGCCTCCTGCCTCGGTGACCCCGCCCACACATACGGCTGACCTCAGCCTGCACCCTGCACCCTCGGTGGCCACTCCCACCTCCGgccatgacctttga